A genomic region of Legionellales bacterium contains the following coding sequences:
- the purD gene encoding phosphoribosylamine--glycine ligase, which translates to MNILIIGQGGREHALAFTVAKSPYVQRIFVAPGNAGCELENKVSNINIPVENIPALIQFAQSHAIDLTIVGPEAPLCAGIVDDFQAHHLACFGPSRLAARLEGSKVFSKEFMLRHHIPTARFGSFDNIAAAEKFIQEHNVPLVLKVDGLAAGKGVVIAHTKQEAYNTLDNMFNEQPFGDAGTKIIIEEFLRGQEVSFMVVSDGRFVCPLATAQDHKTIFDDDKGANTGGMGAYSPAPMITAALQQEIMETIVYPTIRGMQAEGNPYIGILYCGLMIDETQGPVVLEYNCRFGDPEAQVILPRLKSDFVALCQAALQGELNNHTLTWDPNSCLGVVLAAKGYPGDYTKGQVISGWQQPLHNGKIFHAATQLVDQQLVSNGGRVLCVSGFGETLAQAKTATYSLLNYLNAEAFHYRRDIGDKGI; encoded by the coding sequence ATGAATATTTTAATTATAGGTCAGGGTGGACGTGAACACGCGTTAGCATTTACAGTGGCAAAATCTCCTTATGTTCAACGTATCTTTGTTGCCCCTGGCAATGCAGGATGTGAACTTGAAAATAAAGTTTCTAATATTAATATTCCAGTGGAGAATATTCCTGCACTCATTCAATTTGCTCAATCTCATGCTATCGATCTCACCATTGTAGGGCCAGAAGCACCATTGTGTGCGGGAATTGTCGATGATTTTCAAGCACATCATTTAGCCTGTTTTGGCCCTAGTCGTTTGGCCGCACGTTTGGAAGGCTCTAAAGTGTTTAGTAAGGAATTTATGTTACGCCATCATATTCCTACTGCACGATTTGGATCGTTTGATAACATTGCTGCGGCTGAAAAATTCATTCAAGAACATAACGTACCTTTAGTATTAAAAGTTGATGGACTTGCTGCCGGCAAAGGAGTCGTCATCGCTCACACTAAACAAGAAGCCTATAATACCCTTGATAATATGTTTAATGAGCAACCGTTTGGTGATGCCGGAACAAAAATTATTATCGAAGAATTTCTCCGCGGTCAAGAAGTGAGTTTTATGGTAGTAAGTGATGGCCGTTTTGTCTGCCCTCTTGCTACCGCACAAGATCATAAAACCATTTTTGATGACGATAAAGGTGCCAATACCGGTGGCATGGGCGCCTACTCCCCTGCCCCCATGATTACCGCAGCACTGCAACAAGAAATTATGGAAACGATTGTTTATCCAACCATTCGCGGCATGCAAGCTGAAGGTAATCCTTATATTGGAATTTTATATTGTGGCTTGATGATCGATGAAACCCAAGGCCCTGTTGTTTTAGAATATAATTGTCGTTTTGGCGATCCTGAAGCACAAGTGATATTGCCACGCTTAAAATCGGATTTTGTTGCCTTGTGCCAAGCGGCTTTGCAAGGTGAATTAAACAATCATACCTTAACCTGGGATCCCAATTCCTGCCTAGGAGTTGTCCTCGCCGCCAAAGGTTATCCAGGAGATTATACTAAAGGGCAAGTTATCAGCGGTTGGCAACAACCCCTGCATAATGGAAAAATTTTTCATGCCGCCACTCAATTAGTCGATCAACAACTCGTCAGCAACGGTGGACGGGTTTTATGCGTCAGTGGTTTTGGTGAAACACTAGCACAGGCTAAAACAGCGACTTATTCATTGCTCAATTATTTAAATGCCGAAGCCTTTCATTACCGTCGCGATATTGGCGATAAAGGAATATAA
- the icmH gene encoding type IVB secretion system protein IcmH/DotU, producing MEHHETSSTWLRHHPATDEAEFDFAYYRPLTFSAKQGINPLVTAANPLLSLASQLHLQTHYHDIHQLHADLVHEIRAFSTRAKQLNIKSETIQVARYVICALFDEIILQSAWGNETLWGKYRLLATFKHDAEADERFYTILNRLCQDAVIYIDIIELMYLSLSVGFFGKYRFAEQGVAKRSELMDKLYHLIRMQRGEFSQNLSLPPPAQHCLKQRKPFSPLRNLLITASLLIILCVGFNVMIQVSSAPLQQHLQQIINRNTL from the coding sequence ATGGAACACCACGAAACTTCCAGCACTTGGCTTCGCCATCATCCGGCAACAGATGAGGCCGAATTTGATTTTGCTTATTATCGCCCCTTAACCTTCAGTGCCAAACAAGGCATTAATCCCCTGGTCACTGCTGCAAATCCCTTATTAAGTTTAGCAAGTCAACTGCACTTACAAACCCACTATCACGACATTCATCAATTACATGCGGATTTAGTTCATGAAATTCGTGCTTTTTCCACACGCGCCAAACAACTGAATATTAAAAGTGAAACCATTCAAGTCGCACGTTATGTTATTTGCGCGCTCTTTGACGAAATTATTTTACAATCTGCTTGGGGAAATGAAACACTATGGGGAAAATATCGTTTATTAGCTACGTTTAAACACGATGCAGAAGCCGATGAACGGTTTTACACCATTTTAAATCGTTTGTGCCAAGATGCCGTCATCTATATTGATATTATCGAATTAATGTATTTAAGTCTGAGCGTGGGTTTTTTTGGTAAATACCGTTTTGCCGAACAAGGTGTAGCAAAACGCAGCGAATTAATGGATAAACTCTATCATCTAATTCGTATGCAACGCGGTGAATTTAGCCAAAATCTCTCACTTCCTCCACCAGCACAACATTGCTTAAAACAACGCAAACCTTTTTCTCCTTTACGCAATTTACTGATCACGGCTAGTTTATTAATAATCTTGTGTGTAGGTTTTAATGTGATGATTCAAGTCAGCAGCGCCCCTCTTCAACAACATCTACAGCAAATCATAAACAGGAATACGCTATGA